DNA from Drosophila busckii strain San Diego stock center, stock number 13000-0081.31 chromosome 2R, ASM1175060v1, whole genome shotgun sequence:
GCAGCAATAACCACAGCGCATTGGATAACCACAAGCGCATGGACAGACTAAGGTGCAACGACAATTGTGTGCTCTACAGCAGTTGCAATTACACCAAGCGGGTGGTCCACAGCAAACTGCTGGGCAATTGTTTGCCACACTTTGTGGCTTCTGCTGCGTGTTATAATTTTGCCCTTGATTCTGATTCTCTTCATCATCATTTTGCTGCCCATCATTATCCTCTGCACTTGGTGCTGGACTGATACAGCTCTTTGGTTTACGATTGCAGCACCTTTGTTGAAATTCGCGAAATTTTTCAAACTCTGCTATCCATGAATCGGTCATCTGATATCTCAGACCTTTCTCCGTTTTGCTTTCACTATTACGCCTTGAGTTTCTGGAACTATCAGATTTTCTTCGATTCTTCTCTTCATCCCGTTGTTCATCGTTGCTTGTCTCACTTGATTCTTTGGCTTTTTCCGTTCTTTCTTGCGAACTGCGTGGACTCTCCGACTTATGATTTTTTTCGGCGTCTTTTTCGCTCTTATCGCcagaatttatttgcacttcaTCAGCTGGCAGAGCATCCTCTGCTTCCAGAGAACCCCTTAAGCTTTTGTCTGGACTTTTTGTACTCTTCACATTTCCAGGCATTGAGTTCTCAGTTTCTTCTGTCTCTTTGGAACTTCTCCGTGGTTCTTCCTGCTCTGCAGTCTCTTCAGTAGAGTAAGCGCCCACTTGGCTCGTCGACATGTTAGGGTCTTCAGGGTCCGTTTTGgaatttctttgctttctgCGGTCAAGTACGCTGCCACTTTTGCCTGCTTTGGACGTCTTACTTCTAACAGGTGGTGGGTTTCTATTGGCTGATTCCAGCATTACAATTGGAGCATAGCGCGAACCAGACTTTTTTGATTCTGTGGATCTTTTATACATTCTCGATGCATTTGATGTATAAGACATGCTTGTTTCACTTGAACTCAATGCACCGCCTCCTTTTCTTTCTGGATCTCGATTAAGTGTTTGTAGTAACATAGATCTCTGACTCCGTTTCTGTTTAAGACCATTTTCATCTTCTAATGAACCCCTTTTTGGTGTCATTATGATTTCCAAATTATCCTGCTCGACTATATTACCCTTGTTATCAAATTTAGTGTCCGTTTCGGTTCTAAGTATAGTTTTCTCATCAGCTGAGCCCCTGCCACGTTGCTCGAATCTTGATGCCGATTCATGTTCAATACCCTGCCTATGGGTATCATCCTCGTTATTGAACCTGGTAACCGATTcaatttttctaattttgaTTTCCTTTTCACCCGTTGGCTTGATAACTTCAATTTCTTGAATTTCTGTGTCTATCACATGAATTTCCACTCCCTCTGATGCTTGTACCTCTTTATCTTCATATGTAACAAATGGATTTATGGAAATATCAGTATTCGTAATAGCAGTATTCGTATTCATATTTTCACCAGCTCTCTTCTTCTTATCACAACAACAAGGTGCACTTTCAATCTTAATACAGATTTCAGATTGTTTTATGCAGGGTCTGGGAGGTCTAGCTGGTTGTCTGGCAGGCGTAGAAGGGAATGAATTACTACATGGAGTTGAGCGTGAACCCCCCGGAGAAGTTGAATGTGAGCTACACGGAAGAGCTGTAAATGCTTCAGGTTGCATCGTAGACTGACACGGATGGGGTCGACGAAATTGTGGCTGCATCGTAGATTGACCCATTGATGGTTGAAATGGCATCGCTCTGCCATCTCGGCCGGCTATGTAATAAACTGTCATATACTGATTGGGATCCATTTGCGGTAGAACTCTACATGTCTGATATTTTGGTACGGTAAAGCAGTGGATGCAACCATTTTGACCTTTGGTATTTTTAGGTTTCCTCCCTGGATGTGACATGCTGTCGGCCCACAGTTGCTAATAGCGAAGTTGGTGCCACAAAGAAATGAGctcaaacaaacattttaataaacacaaatacaatttttttaatttttgatttagttttggATGTTTCTGTCAAATTTAGAAGTTAAGATCAAGGGATATATTTAATATCGATATTATGCCTCTATCGAAAGAGAAGAAGCGGCTTCTGATATGATAATGCTATTGACTATATAAAGACGCGAGTCTCTAATACTCAGAATTATTTGTAAAGCTATAATGTGAATATATATTggagcgcataaataaatatattttgcattatttaatgttatgaatgataaatcaatatttaagcagcatCTGAATTTACTTTTAGCACACagtacattttatatttcacttatattttttaatcaacgCGACTGGTAACGTttcataaatcattttacttaaaagttgtaaatttaacaaaaaattgtgcgTTACCAAATTATGTGTATGACTTTCTATCAAAATGGGGCGCAAAGAGcatcaattgaaattggagGCATTTCAGAAGACAATCGATGTGCCCAAATGGTATTTGGGTCTATCAGGCTATCAGCAGACGGCTATCAAAGAGATGTACAATGATTTACGTGATGACTTTGAGCAGGGCACCAGTTTTCGTGTGGAAAAAGGCTTAGCGCGTCTGGGTCTGGATCCGCTGGTGTCcaagaaaaaaatacgcaCGATGGTGAAGCTGAGTCGTGGCAACGATCTGGCCTTTCTCTTCTTCATGCTCGAGGGCTACTACAAGACGGCTCGACGCAATGGCGAATACAGCACCAATGAGAAGCTCCTGATGGTGGCCATGGCAAATGTTGATTTGATGGAAACACTGCGTGAACTGGATCGCATATTGCCGCCACCACAGCTGAGCGCCTTGGACAAGAAGCGCCAACAGCGCAATGTCTATCAACCACCAGCCAGACATGACTCCGATGTGCACAAGCATCATGCAGTACCAGCAGGTAAATCCAAAAAGAAAAGGAAGCTGCCGTACTTTATAGCGCAGACGCGACCCAAGGAAATCGCAGTCGACTACTCAAGTCGACCAGCCAATCACATTGTACAGTTTCCGTTCTGGCCCTTGAATGCGCCACCCGCGTATGGCACACCGGCAGAGTTGCGTTGGTTCCAAGAGTACAAGCTGAATCCTGTGGGACGTTTGGTCAAGAATATTGTGAGCGAGGCAGTGGACAAGTTTTTCAATCTGAAGTTTCTGGAGGGCAGACAAACGCTCAGCCGCAAGGCGGCGGAAGAGTTTCATACTATGCGCAAGTCCATACATGGCGTTCCACAGCTCTGTGGCTATCATCAGTTTATGCTGACTGAGGCGCAACTGGCCAAGGATCAGCTGGTGGTGCTGGCACGCGATCGCTGCTTGGAAATGCTCGACATAACCATGCCCTATCGCAAGCTGCGCCAGCGTCGCATTGTAGCGCAGCTGGAGCGCGACATAGACGACTGCTATAAGCGCTACAACATGAAGATCGATCGCTTGAAGGTGCGCACCCTCAGCATCTCCAAGTCGGAGTGTATGCTGTGCCAGGAGCAGTATGTTGATCTGGCCAAGCCTCCGCCATGCGTCAAGCAAGGTCGCGCCTTGGTGGCTGACTGCGAGCAGCTGGCGCATACCGAAATTCTGGATACCTATGTGGGCAATCGTCTCACAGGCGGTGGCGTGCGTCGAGAGCCTGTGGACTTTGCAGGCGAGCTGGGCAATTGTCAGCCAGTGCCGGAGTTCACTGGCGTGATCAATGTGGAGCCGGGACAGCCGCCGCAAACGGCACCCATAAACTCAGGCAAGCAGCGCATTTCCTTCTCGCTGGATGCGCGTCAACTGCGcatgagcagcaacaagaaatcCAAGCCACCGGATCAGCCCATAGCGGTGCGCTATGAGGCCAAGCAGACGCGCAAGACTTTCTTCAAGGCCCCCGTGCCGCACCAGCCGTATCAGTTCAAGTACAAGCGCATCTTCAAGTCCGGCATGGAGAAGCCCACCGATGTGTGCAAGCAAATAGCCAAAGCCTTTGTGCAGGCGCTGGACAAAGGCGAAGCCAAGTCGGAGCACATTTGCAATCAGCTAAAGCCTACAACATCCGATGATGAGCTGGCGCAGCTGGCTGAACAGCACAGCGGCTATCGCTTGACCGACAGCTGCACCAGCACGGACGATACCAGCGATCATAGCACGCACAGCCGTGTGGATCATCGCGCCGAGATCGTCAACGCTGTGGTGCGTTGTGTCAAAGAGATCTGGGTCAAGGGCGTGACTGTGAAGCGCGCCGAAATGGAAGCGGCCGAAGCGTTTGCGGCACGCAAATCTCAATATACTGGTGTGCTGAAGTTCGACATTGATCGCTTTGATCCGAATGATCAGCAGTTGATGAACACCATGCTGCAGGATGGCTTCAAGGAGATGCGCAAGAACACACGCTATGTGCTCGCCTCGCTGCCCGATGCCCACAAGCTGCCCGTGCTCCAGGAGTGGATAAAGCGACGCTACGGCAAGCAATATACCGAGGTGCAAATGCAAACGAACCTCGACCAATCGATTAAGATATTCGAGGTGATGTCCATGCTGCAGGGCATACCACCGCCGGCGGATAAATTGGGCATTGATCGCATACCCGAAAGCAAGGAGAACTATGCCTACTTTAAATCAGCCAAGGCATTGGTAAGCAGAGCGACCACTTCCAACTCTAATTCTATTATCAATACACTCCTTGCACCCTTCTGCAATACTTATGAACTACTTCTCATCTCTACATTACTTCTTCGGTACTTCAGCACTAGCTCTTCAATACATCCAAACCCTTATTATCTACTTAATTAGCTCTACTACTGCAACTTTAATACTTTTACTCTcgatttttttattctttcttAGTTCTTCACTATGACTACAATACTTCGTCACTACTTTTGCATTACTTCTCTATTAATGCTAGTTAGGCAGTATATCATCACTTCTTATTCAGTACTAATGCACTGCTTCTTCAGTACTTCTGCATTAGTTATTCACTAATACCAATCTAGCAAAATGCACATCTTCTTGTTCAGTAGTTTTTCTACTTTGGTATGCAGGCATTGGTAAGCAGAGCGGCCACTTCCAACTCTAATTCTATTATAACTTCACTCTTCAGTATCCTTCTGCACTAAATACGACTGCTCACCTCTACATTACTTTTTCGATACTTCTGCACTAGCTTTTCACTACATCCTTATTCTACAGAGTAAAGTGAAATCCACATCCACTTACCTAGTTCTACTACTACTTTAGCACTTTTACtcgaattttatatttcttctCAGTTCTTCACTATTTCTACAATACTTCGTCATTACTTCTCTATTAATGCAGTACTTCTTTTCTAGTTCCGCACTATATCGTCACTACTTCTTCAGTACTTCTGCATTAGTTCTTCACTAATAAGAATCTACCAAAATACACATCTTCTTGACTAGTTTCATAATTTTTCGTCACGACTTCTTTACTTCTTCCACAGGGTAAAAAGGTCACATCCACATATTATAAGAAACTCAACGATACGTACATGCAGCACGTTATGGCCTGCTGGTATGCCATGGGTAATTACTTGTGTCCGGGTGGACCACCACGCAAGACCTTCTACGCCTATATGTCGGCCAATACCAGAGATATAATGCGCCATCGTGTTTGGAATGGTGAATTTCGTGATGTGCGCAGTTTTCGCGATAATGCGAAATCAAAATTAACTTaggttatttatttatatgttgtggagtgtaaattttgttttagaaTATAAAACCAATTGCACATGTTTAATACCTAAACGAATTTCTTTAAGCGCGGCACACGTTTGCCGGTAACACCCTTGCTGGCCATAAAGGCCAAGATGGAGCGCTTGGTGTGCGTCTTGAGGCTGTGCACATCGAACTCCAGCTCATTGCTGGGATAAGCAAAGCTCAGACCCTCCAACTGTCGTATCATATGTATGACATTCAGCAGCGTAATGTCAtccagctgctgcatgcgTATGTGCAGCTCCAAGTCCTCATCACAActcagtggcagcagcagcgaggcaTCTGTGGCAGCCGCCTCTTGTAATGGCAGTGGCATTTTCGGCAAGGACGTGCTGTCCAGTATCTGCGCCACGCGACTCTCCTGATACGGCTCCAGCGTatccgagctgctgctggcctcgTCCTCCTCTAGCTGTGCATCTATGCTGGAATCGGAGTCCACATAGACAGCATTGTTTGGCGCTTGCGCTTCTCCCACCAGCCGCTTATACATCTGCTCAAAAATTAACTGCAGCTTTTTTGCCATATCATAGCACAAATGTCCTGGCTTCGTATACAAATACGTATTGTAGAAAATCAGCAGCACATCGCGTGCAAAGTCTACGGGGTTTTTATAGAAGGCGGAGTTCAAGCGCCGTCTGATTGTAGACAGATCCATGGGCTCCATTATAGTGTTATTGTAGTCTTCTAGGCCCAGCAGATCCGCATCGATGGGCTCATAGAATACCCAAGCCAGATGCTTATAGCGCTTTGAGAACAAATTGCGTATTATCGACTTGCAGGCGCTGATCTCTGGGCTCACCTTTTGCTGTGGATAAAGCGAAGTCATAATGCAGCTGAAAGAAAAATCACAAAACgttgaattaatataaaaagttcGTTAAAAGTATTCAcctattttttactttattttgacACTTACTTAGACTTGTTGATAATGTGACTTATTGACTAATGACTAAGCGTCCCGACGCCAAAAACGATAACACAATATATCGTCGCATTTGCTCGATAGTATCGTATGTGAAAAAGCGACAAGAACTTTTTCAACGATTTGGcgttaattaaacttaataatgTACGACTCTTTACAGCTattatcaaaataatatttgatcAATAGagcgcattaaataaaactatatttcGATAAAAAAGTGACACGCTAATTTGGCGAAAATGCTCGATATCGATAGTTGTAGCAATTGAGCATTTTAAAGCTCTCGTTTGACATTTTagtcaaaacaaacaaaaaaaaaaaaaaatacaattattagctatgttaatttattaaatgaaatgtgcataaatttactGTTGAAATGGACTGGAGTGCTGAAGATAATCAACGCTAGTCGCAAGTCACTCAACTTGCTGGAATTCTTGAAGCCGTGCAACATTGCCACATGCCATGCGGCAAGATCGCTGCAGAGTTGTAGCAATCATGAAGGCAAAGCCGCGCAGCGGAGCGAGCTGGCAGCTAAAAAGTATTTGGATCTTACACCCGATAAGGAGTTGAACCAGCAGCTGACCAACTGGATCTACTGGGATCGCAATCCGCAGACAATGCAGCAGATTGTGGATGCTGTAGACTGTGAGGCGTGGGATTGGCTGCGCAGTCGTCTATGCCAGCGCATGCAGTTCGGCACGGCCGGACTACGCGGTGAGATGCGCGCAGGATTTGATTCCATGAATGATCTTGTGGTGCTGCAGTAAGTAGCTAAGACTAAACATAActgtatattaatattaatgctgctgttgcagaaCCAGTCAAGGCTTGTGCGCCTATATAAAGCAGCAATGTGAACAGAACGAACGGAGCGTGGTCATTGGCTACGATGGACGACATCACAGCAAGCGCTTTGCCGAGCTGGCGGCCACTGTGTTTCTCAGCAATCAGTTTCGTGTGCATCTCTTTGGGCGCACTGTAGCCACACCCTTTATACCGTTTGCAGTCAAAAAGTTGAACTGCTTGGCGGGCGTAATGGTCACAGCCTCGCACAATCCAAAGCAGTACAATGGCTTCAAGTTGTATTGGACCAATGGCGCGCAGATAGTGGCGTCAGATGAGCAGCTCATAGAACAGAACATCATGCAGCACTTGGAGCCACAGGAGTCATCCTGGCAGCTGTGCTCACTCATAGGCAACGACTTGCTGTCGGATCCATATGAGCAAGTGGTGCCAGCCTACATTGCAGCACTGCAAGACGAGTTTACTTGCCCCATGCTGCAGCTGAATCACGAATCCCACACTAAAATTGTCTATACGGCCATGCAAGGCGTGGGTTATCCTTATATCAAATTGGCATTCATGGCCATACAACTGCAGCCGGTTATACCCGTtgagcagcaagtgcagccTGATCCGGTGTTCAGCACCACACCCTTGCCAAATCCTGAAGAAGGCAAAGTGGCGCTAAACTTGGCTATTCAAACAGCCACAGAGCATGAATCTAATCTTATACTGGCCAATGATCCAGATGCCGATCGCTTGGCCGTGGCAGAGCTAAATGAGCAAGGAAAGTTTCACATTTTCACAGGCAACGAGCTGGGTGCGCTGCTGGGCTGGTGGGTATTGCAGAGCTTTAAGCAACGCATGCCCAATGGCAAGCTAAGCAACTGTTCCATGCTTGCCAGCACCGTCAGCTCCAAGATACTCAAGTCGATGGCAGCTGTTGAGGGCTTCAGTTTTCACGAGACGCTAACAGGCTTCAAGTGGATGGCCAACATGGCCATTGAGCTGCAGCGCCAAGGACGCACTGTGCTCTTTGGCTTCGAGGAGGCCATAGGCTTTATGATAGGCACCAAGGTCTTGGACAAGGATGGCATCAGCGCTGCTGCGCATGTGGCCAGCATGTACACTTATTTGCATGAGAAGAAGTACATGAGCTTGCAAGAGCAACTGCATGAGATCTACGATACTTATGGCTATCATGCCAGCATTGGCTCCTATTTACTTTGCAAGGATCAGCAGATTATATGCAAAATCTTTACACGTCTGCGCAGCTTTGATGCCGGCCAGCAGGCAACCTATCCCAAGAGCATACTAAACGGTGAATATAAAATCAGCCAAGTGCGTGATCTCACCACGGGCTACGACAGCAGCACGCCGAATAAGAAGCCCGTCTTGCCTGTCACGCCCAGCACACAGATGATTACGTTTACTTTTGAGAATGGTCTGGTGGCTACACTACGCACCAGCGGCACAGAGCCCAAGCTTAAGTATTATGCTGAAATTTGTGGCAAGCCAGAGTATAAGAAATGGAGCGAATTAAAATCAACGCTAAAGCGCATGACGGCTGCAATTGTCGATGAGTTCTATGAGCCCAAGCGGTATGGCCTAGAGCCCAAGCCAGTTGAGTAACTGGCGTGCAGACTGTCTTCAGCAATTGTCTTTATTTGCTTCTAGTAgtatctaaaaatatttattgtatttattcaatttcagAACAACTAAAAGCTTGTAAGACACagttcaaaaaaaattgtatttcattttcattagaCTAGCAAGTTGCTCGTCGCTTCAAATGGTCTTAATAATGTAGGGCTTAATGTCAAGTGaattcttttatattaaattaatttttttaaatgtttgataTAAATTTCTACCTGTGCAAATTGATTGAGGGCCATCAGCATTTATTTCTTATGTATCTCgattcaattgatttaacaaTTTCCTCGaattgagctgcagctaacGGTCAATTCCTGCTAAAAACATCGTGCggcttaaaattaatgctgctccaccctttaaaaaaaaattggtattaaaataattgtatgtgGTTTTTTTCTCGATGcgaacttttaattatttataattctgtcaatattgcttaaatataatcaGAACTTTCACTAAAGCACTGTAGTATATTCAtcgtttataaatatattatgaaagataaatataaataaaaaataataatataggcTTTTAGTTGTTGATTGTGTTtccaaattaataatatttttaatttatttattagttattattatttaatgttgctTTTCAAACCAATGTCCTTTGctcttatttaatttctttatttagtTCTATACTTGTCTTACTTTTAAATGGCTTCAAAGTCTGGCTAAtgttttttgcagctttaatcaGTTCAATATTATGCaatctttagttttttttttttttaataattagaaaagtgtgaagaaaaaaatgcaaagcagttAAAGAAATTTCACATAGtagttgtttttgcttttagtcaAATCGAAATTTAAgtcacatattttttttgcttctgcCCCAAGCTGTTGCACAAGCAAtgtcaacaaaatttttgcGTAACTGTACAGCAAAGTTGCTgcgtcatcagcagcagcgaaacttTCTGCTGCCGCCTAAATCGGCGGCGTCGCCcaatgttaaaataataaataatgcattcGTGCCGAAGCTTGTGTTCAAGTACAGTCCGCTCAAGTATTATCTGAGCAAGCTGCGCATGTGGAAGCTGCGCTGGACCTGGGATCGAACCTTCAAGGAGCACGAATTCATGGAGCAGTCCAAGCAGACGGCCGTCTCATTGACGGACATACTGCGGCTGCGGGATATGGAGCGAATGGGAGACTTCTCCACCTCGAATGCGTACTATCAACTGGCCAACGAGGGCATCAGATTTCCGCATGAATCCTGCGCCGAGCTGTTGCGCTTTCGTCAGCAGGACATACGACAGGCTGTGCCCATCAATGTGACTTTGCAAGATGTTCTGGGACTCAAGTATGCCATGATTGATGTGGTTATAGTCGGACTGCGTCACATGGCCGACTGTGAAACAAACACGGAGCTGGAGCAAATGAAGAAAGCGCTGATTGCCATGGAGCCGGAGCTCACGCTGCAGCTGGAGGATCCCACTAAGCAGCTGCCCTATGTGTTCATCGAGCTCTTTTTGCGCTTCCGGCGGAACTATTCAAAtgcagacagcaacagcagcgaaggCATTTTGCCCAGCAACACAAACCGTTGGCTGGTGTCTGTCTACAAAATAAGTCGGTTCAATATATTCACTGTACCGCCAGCAGTTTAggttttgtaatttgttttgattcattttaaaatatactttaaatTGAGCAGCACATGCTCCCCAGTTGCCGatcacaatttttattatttattaactaagtaatgaacattttttatgtagcaataataattttgattaaaacttaaaatattaaatacactaaattatttagctttaaaaattggAATATACACATcgctaaatatatttgaaaatgtttgaattgttgcattttaaaactCTTTAGTTTGAAACGCAACTCTTACgtaaaattaatgttttatgtttgGTATGTTTTAAAGATAAcgccaaattgcattttatgtttaaaatttatcaaattaaaggGGCAAAAGAAGAGCTTTAATCCTTTGTAAATTGACTAGATTTCATCAGAACACTtcctaatttaaaaattttatatgctgtaTGAGAATTTCAGTTGCTTTTTGGACTTTACCAGGGATTTGAGGGGTTGGACAGCTAATGCTTAATATATTGACAGATATCATcattaagttatttttgtttatttttaacccGCATTTTAGCT
Protein-coding regions in this window:
- the LOC108595158 gene encoding phosphoglucomutase-2, giving the protein MCINLLLKWTGVLKIINASRKSLNLLEFLKPCNIATCHAARSLQSCSNHEGKAAQRSELAAKKYLDLTPDKELNQQLTNWIYWDRNPQTMQQIVDAVDCEAWDWLRSRLCQRMQFGTAGLRGEMRAGFDSMNDLVVLQTSQGLCAYIKQQCEQNERSVVIGYDGRHHSKRFAELAATVFLSNQFRVHLFGRTVATPFIPFAVKKLNCLAGVMVTASHNPKQYNGFKLYWTNGAQIVASDEQLIEQNIMQHLEPQESSWQLCSLIGNDLLSDPYEQVVPAYIAALQDEFTCPMLQLNHESHTKIVYTAMQGVGYPYIKLAFMAIQLQPVIPVEQQVQPDPVFSTTPLPNPEEGKVALNLAIQTATEHESNLILANDPDADRLAVAELNEQGKFHIFTGNELGALLGWWVLQSFKQRMPNGKLSNCSMLASTVSSKILKSMAAVEGFSFHETLTGFKWMANMAIELQRQGRTVLFGFEEAIGFMIGTKVLDKDGISAAAHVASMYTYLHEKKYMSLQEQLHEIYDTYGYHASIGSYLLCKDQQIICKIFTRLRSFDAGQQATYPKSILNGEYKISQVRDLTTGYDSSTPNKKPVLPVTPSTQMITFTFENGLVATLRTSGTEPKLKYYAEICGKPEYKKWSELKSTLKRMTAAIVDEFYEPKRYGLEPKPVE
- the LOC108597570 gene encoding bromodomain testis-specific protein, which translates into the protein MTSLYPQQKVSPEISACKSIIRNLFSKRYKHLAWVFYEPIDADLLGLEDYNNTIMEPMDLSTIRRRLNSAFYKNPVDFARDVLLIFYNTYLYTKPGHLCYDMAKKLQLIFEQMYKRLVGEAQAPNNAVYVDSDSSIDAQLEEDEASSSSDTLEPYQESRVAQILDSTSLPKMPLPLQEAAATDASLLLPLSCDEDLELHIRMQQLDDITLLNVIHMIRQLEGLSFAYPSNELEFDVHSLKTHTKRSILAFMASKGVTGKRVPRLKKFV
- the LOC108594744 gene encoding uncharacterized protein LOC108594744 produces the protein MSTKFLRNCTAKLLRHQQQRNFLLPPKSAASPNVKIINNAFVPKLVFKYSPLKYYLSKLRMWKLRWTWDRTFKEHEFMEQSKQTAVSLTDILRLRDMERMGDFSTSNAYYQLANEGIRFPHESCAELLRFRQQDIRQAVPINVTLQDVLGLKYAMIDVVIVGLRHMADCETNTELEQMKKALIAMEPELTLQLEDPTKQLPYVFIELFLRFRRNYSNADSNSSEGILPSNTNRWLVSVYKISRFNIFTVPPAV
- the LOC108594743 gene encoding nucleolin-like translates to MSTSQVGAYSTEETAEQEEPRRSSKETEETENSMPGNVKSTKSPDKSLRGSLEAEDALPADEVQINSGDKSEKDAEKNHKSESPRSSQERTEKAKESSETSNDEQRDEEKNRRKSDSSRNSRRNSESKTEKGLRYQMTDSWIAEFEKFREFQQRCCNRKPKSCISPAPSAEDNDGQQNDDEENQNQGQNYNTQQKPQSSTQLSLHLSLSMRLWLSNALWLLLQSLHAERQVPK
- the LOC108597569 gene encoding uncharacterized protein LOC108597569, with amino-acid sequence MGRKEHQLKLEAFQKTIDVPKWYLGLSGYQQTAIKEMYNDLRDDFEQGTSFRVEKGLARLGLDPLVSKKKIRTMVKLSRGNDLAFLFFMLEGYYKTARRNGEYSTNEKLLMVAMANVDLMETLRELDRILPPPQLSALDKKRQQRNVYQPPARHDSDVHKHHAVPAGKSKKKRKLPYFIAQTRPKEIAVDYSSRPANHIVQFPFWPLNAPPAYGTPAELRWFQEYKLNPVGRLVKNIVSEAVDKFFNLKFLEGRQTLSRKAAEEFHTMRKSIHGVPQLCGYHQFMLTEAQLAKDQLVVLARDRCLEMLDITMPYRKLRQRRIVAQLERDIDDCYKRYNMKIDRLKVRTLSISKSECMLCQEQYVDLAKPPPCVKQGRALVADCEQLAHTEILDTYVGNRLTGGGVRREPVDFAGELGNCQPVPEFTGVINVEPGQPPQTAPINSGKQRISFSLDARQLRMSSNKKSKPPDQPIAVRYEAKQTRKTFFKAPVPHQPYQFKYKRIFKSGMEKPTDVCKQIAKAFVQALDKGEAKSEHICNQLKPTTSDDELAQLAEQHSGYRLTDSCTSTDDTSDHSTHSRVDHRAEIVNAVVRCVKEIWVKGVTVKRAEMEAAEAFAARKSQYTGVLKFDIDRFDPNDQQLMNTMLQDGFKEMRKNTRYVLASLPDAHKLPVLQEWIKRRYGKQYTEVQMQTNLDQSIKIFEVMSMLQGIPPPADKLGIDRIPESKENYAYFKSAKALGKKVTSTYYKKLNDTYMQHVMACWYAMGNYLCPGGPPRKTFYAYMSANTRDIMRHRVWNGEFRDVRSFRDNAKSKLT